The following are encoded in a window of Kitasatospora fiedleri genomic DNA:
- a CDS encoding response regulator, translating into MVQKAKILLVDDRPENLLALEAILSALDQTLVRAASGEEALKALLTDDFAVILLDVQMPGMDGFETAAHIKRRERTRDIPIIFLTAINHGPHHTFRGYAAGAVDYISKPFDPWVLRAKVSVFVDLYQKNTQLKEQAALLRLQLEAGEEPAIGGALLGELSARLAAVEEQAEALTKQLDAGPDGGAAATAAHLERKIAGLRGALDALRPGSP; encoded by the coding sequence CTGGTGCAGAAGGCGAAGATCCTCCTGGTCGACGACCGTCCGGAGAACCTGCTCGCCCTGGAGGCGATCCTCTCCGCGCTCGACCAGACCCTGGTGCGCGCCGCCTCCGGCGAGGAAGCGCTCAAAGCTCTGCTCACCGACGACTTCGCGGTGATCCTGCTGGACGTCCAGATGCCCGGCATGGACGGGTTCGAGACCGCGGCGCACATCAAGCGCCGCGAGCGGACCAGGGACATCCCGATCATCTTCCTGACCGCGATCAACCACGGACCGCACCACACCTTCCGGGGCTACGCGGCCGGCGCGGTCGACTACATCTCCAAGCCCTTCGACCCGTGGGTGCTGCGGGCCAAGGTCTCCGTCTTCGTCGACCTGTACCAGAAGAACACCCAGCTCAAGGAGCAGGCCGCGCTGCTGCGCCTGCAACTGGAGGCGGGCGAGGAGCCGGCCATCGGCGGGGCGCTGCTCGGCGAGCTGTCGGCCCGGCTGGCCGCAGTCGAGGAGCAGGCCGAGGCGCTCACCAAGCAGCTCGACGCGGGCCCGGACGGCGGCGCCGCCGCCACCGCCGCGCACCTGGAGCGGAAGATCGCCGGCCTGCGCGGGGCGCTCGACGCGCTGCGCCCCGGCTCCCCCTGA